The Macaca fascicularis isolate 582-1 chromosome 1, T2T-MFA8v1.1 genome includes a window with the following:
- the IPO9 gene encoding importin-9 isoform X3, protein MPLVAPVILPEMYKIFTMAEVYGIRTRSRAVEIFTTCAHMICNMEELEKGAAKVLIFPVVQQFTEAFVQALQIPDGPTSDSGFKMEVLKAVTALVKNFPKHMVSSMQQILPIVWNTLTESAAFYVRTEVNYTEEVEDPVDSDGEVLGFENLVFSIFEFVHALLENSKFKSTVKKALPELIYYIILYMQITEEQIKVWTANPQQFVEDEDDDTFSYTVRIAAQDLLLAVATDFQNESAAALAAAATRHLQEAEQTKNSGTEHWWKIHEACMLALGSVKAIITDSVKNGRIHFDMHGFLTNVILADLNLSVSPFLLGRALWAASRFTVAMSPELIQQFLQATVSGLHETQPPSVRISAVRAIWGYCDQLKVSESTHVLQPFLPSILDGLIHLAAQFSSEVLNLVMETLCIVCTVDPEFTASMESKICPFTIAIFLKYSNDPVVASLAQDIFKELSQIEACQGPMQMRLIPTLVSIMQAPADKIPAGLCATAIDILTTVVRNTKPPLSQLLICQAFPAVAQCTLHTDDNATMQNGGECLRAYVSVTLEQVAQWHDEQGHNGLWYVMQVVSQLLDPRTSEFTAAFVGRLVSTLISKAGRELGENLDQILRAILSKMQQAETLSVMQSLIMVFAHLVHTQLEPLLEFLCSLPGPTGKPALEFVMAEWTSRQHLFYGQYEGKVSSVALCKLLQHGINADDKRLQDIRVKGEEIYSMDEGIRTRSKSAKNPERWTNIPLLVKILKLIINELSNVMEANAARQATPAEWSQDDSNDMWEDQEEEEEEEEDGLAGQLLSDILATSKYEEDYYEDDEEDDPDALKDPLYQIDLQAYLTDFLCQFAQQPCYIMFSGHLNDNERRVLQTIGI, encoded by the exons ATGCCACTTGTTGCTCCTGTCATTCTCCCAGAGATGTATAAGATCTTCACCATGGCTGAG GTGTATGGTATTCGAACCCGTTCCCGAGCCGTGGAAATATTTACCACTTGTGCCCATATGATCTGTAACATGGAGGAGCTGGAAAAG GGTGCAGCCAAAGTCCTGATCTTTCCCGTGGTGCAGCAGTTCACAGAGGCCTTTGTTCAGGCCCTCCAGATACCAGATGGCCCCACATCTGACAGTGGGTTTAAGATGGAGGTCCTAAAG GCAGTGACAGCCCTAGTGAAAAACTTCCCAAAGCACATGGTGTCCTCCATGCAGCAGATTCTGCCTATTGTTTGGAACACCCTAACCGAGAGTGCAGCTTT TTATGTGAGGACAGAAGTAAATTACACAGAAGAAGTAGAAGATCCTGTGGATTCTGATG GTGAAGTCCTGGGCTTTGAAAATCTCGTCTTTAGCATTTTTGAATTTGTCCATGCTCTACTAGAAAATAGCAAATTCAAAAGCACTGTTAAGAAAGCCTTGCCTGAATTGATTTATTATATTATCCTGTACATGCAAATCACTGAGGAGCAG ATTAAAGTATGGACAGCCAACCCCCAACAGTTTGtagaagatgaagatgatgatacATTCTCCTATACTGTTAGAATAGCAGCTCAAGACTTGTTGCTG GCTGTGGCCACAGATTTCCAGAATGAAAGTGCAGCAGCCCTGGCTGCTGCAGCCACTCGACATTTACAAGAAGCCGAGCAAACCAAAAACAGTGGCACTGAGCACTG GTGGAAGATCCATGAGGCATGCATGCTTGCCCTAGGCTCAGTGAAGGCCATCATCACTGACAGTGTGAAAAATGGCAGGATTCATTTTGACATGCATGGGTTCCTGACCAATGTCATCCTTGCAGACCTCAACCTCTCAG TGTCTCCTTTCCTCTTGGGCCGGGCACTTTGGGCTGCCAGTCGGTTCACTGTTGCTATGTCCCCTGAACTGATCCAGCAGTTCCTACAGGCAACAGTTAGTGGTCTTCACGAGACACAGCCCCCGTCAGTTCGAATTTCTGCAGTGAGAGCCATCTGGGG TTATTGTGACCAACTGAAAGTATCAGAGAGTACCCATGTGCTCCAGCCCTTCCTCCCCAGTATCCTGGATGGCTTAATTCACCTAGCAGCCCAGTTCAGCTCAGAGGTCCTCAACCTGGTGATGGAGACCCTGTGCATCGTTTGTACAGTAGACCCCGAATTCACAGCAAGCATGGAAAGCAAAATCTGCCCCTTCACCATCGCCATTTTTCTAAAGTACAGTAATG ATCCCGTCGTCGCCTCACTGGCTCaggacatcttcaaggagctGTCCCAGATTGAAGCCTGTCAGGGCCCAATGCAAATGAGGTTGATTCCCACTCTGGTCAGCATAATGCAGGCCCCAGCAGACAAGATCCCTGCAGGGCTCTGTGCG aCAGCCATTGATATCCTGACAACAGTAGTACGAAATACAAAGCCTCCCCTTTCCCAGCTTCTCATCTGCCAAGCTTTCCCTGCTGTGGCACAGTGTACCCTTCACACAGATGACAATGCCACCATGCAG AATGGCGGAGAGTGCTTGCGGGCCTATGTGTCAGTGACCCTGGAACAAGTAGCCCAGTGGCATGATGAGCAGGGCCACAATGGACTGTGGTATGTGATGCAAGTGGTGAGCCAGCTCCTGGACCCCCGCACCTCAGAGTTCACTGCGGCCTTTGTGGGCCGCCTTGTTTCCACCCTCATCTCCAAGGCAGGGCGGGAGCTGGGGGAGAATCTAGACCAGATTCTTCGTGCCATCCTCAGTAAGATGCAGCAGGCAGAGACGCTCAGTGTCATGCAG TCCCTGATCATGGTGTTTGCTCATCTGGTGCACACTCAGCTAGAACCTCTTTTGGAGTTCCTGTGTAGCCTCCCAGGACCTACTGGCAAACCTGCTCTAGAGTTTGTGATGGCTGAGTGGACAAGCCGACAGCACCTGTTCTATGGACAGTATGAAGGCAAAGTCAG CTCTGTGGCACTCTGTAAGCTGCTCCAGCATGGCATCAATGCAGATGACAAACGGCTACAGGATATCCGTGTGAAGGGAGAGGAGATCTACAGCATGGATGAGGGCATCCGCACCCGCTCTAAGTCAGCCAAAA acCCAGAACGCTGGACAAACATTCCTTTGCTGGTCAAGATCCTAAAGCTGATCATCAACGAGCTCTCCAACGTCATGGAGGCTAATGCCGCTCGCCAGGCCACTCCTGCAGAGTGGAGTCAAG ATGACTCCAATGATATGTGGGAGgaccaggaggaggaagaggaggaggaggaggatggttTAGCTGGCCAACTTTTATCTGACATTCTTGCTACAAGTAAATATG AGGAGGATTACTACGAGGATGATGAGGAAGATGACCCTGATGCCCTGAAGGATCCTCTCTATCAGATTGATCTGCAG GCGTATCTCACAGATTTCCTCTGCCAGTTTGCTCAGCAGCCCTGCTACATAATGTTTTCAGGCCACCTTAATGATAACGAGAGGCGAGTTCTACAGACCATCGGCATCTAA
- the IPO9 gene encoding importin-9 isoform X1 gives MAAAAAAGAASGLPGPVAQGLKEALVDTLTGILSPVQEVRAAAEEQIKVLEVTEEFGVHLAELTVDPQGALAIRQLASVILKQYVETHWCAQSEKFRPPETTERAKIVIRELLPNGLRESISKVRSSVAYAVSAIAHWDWPEAWPQLFNLLMEMLVSGDLNAVHGAMRVLTEFTREVTDTQMPLVAPVILPEMYKIFTMAEVYGIRTRSRAVEIFTTCAHMICNMEELEKGAAKVLIFPVVQQFTEAFVQALQIPDGPTSDSGFKMEVLKAVTALVKNFPKHMVSSMQQILPIVWNTLTESAAFYVRTEVNYTEEVEDPVDSDGEVLGFENLVFSIFEFVHALLENSKFKSTVKKALPELIYYIILYMQITEEQIKVWTANPQQFVEDEDDDTFSYTVRIAAQDLLLAVATDFQNESAAALAAAATRHLQEAEQTKNSGTEHWWKIHEACMLALGSVKAIITDSVKNGRIHFDMHGFLTNVILADLNLSVSPFLLGRALWAASRFTVAMSPELIQQFLQATVSGLHETQPPSVRISAVRAIWGYCDQLKVSESTHVLQPFLPSILDGLIHLAAQFSSEVLNLVMETLCIVCTVDPEFTASMESKICPFTIAIFLKYSNDPVVASLAQDIFKELSQIEACQGPMQMRLIPTLVSIMQAPADKIPAGLCATAIDILTTVVRNTKPPLSQLLICQAFPAVAQCTLHTDDNATMQNGGECLRAYVSVTLEQVAQWHDEQGHNGLWYVMQVVSQLLDPRTSEFTAAFVGRLVSTLISKAGRELGENLDQILRAILSKMQQAETLSVMQSLIMVFAHLVHTQLEPLLEFLCSLPGPTGKPALEFVMAEWTSRQHLFYGQYEGKVSSVALCKLLQHGINADDKRLQDIRVKGEEIYSMDEGIRTRSKSAKNPERWTNIPLLVKILKLIINELSNVMEANAARQATPAEWSQDDSNDMWEDQEEEEEEEEDGLAGQLLSDILATSKYEEDYYEDDEEDDPDALKDPLYQIDLQAYLTDFLCQFAQQPCYIMFSGHLNDNERRVLQTIGI, from the exons aATTTGGTGTTCACTTGGCAGAACTGACTGTAGATCCCCAGGGGGCACTGGCAATCCGTCAG CTGGCATCAGTCATCTTGAAACAATATGTGGAGACTCACTGGTGTGCCCAATCAGAGAAATTTAGGCCTCCTGAAACTACAGAAAGG GCAAAAATTGTTATCCGGGAGCTATTGCCTAATGGGTTGAGAGAATCGATAAGCAAAGTGCGCTCCAGTGTGGCCTATGCAGTGTCAGCCATTGCCCACTGGGACTGGCCTGAAGCTTGGCCCCAACTCTTCAACCTGCTCATGGAGATGTTGGTGAGCGGAGACTTAAATGCCGTCCATGGAGCCATGCGTGTGCTGACAG aattcACTCGAGAAGTGACAGACACACAGATGCCACTTGTTGCTCCTGTCATTCTCCCAGAGATGTATAAGATCTTCACCATGGCTGAG GTGTATGGTATTCGAACCCGTTCCCGAGCCGTGGAAATATTTACCACTTGTGCCCATATGATCTGTAACATGGAGGAGCTGGAAAAG GGTGCAGCCAAAGTCCTGATCTTTCCCGTGGTGCAGCAGTTCACAGAGGCCTTTGTTCAGGCCCTCCAGATACCAGATGGCCCCACATCTGACAGTGGGTTTAAGATGGAGGTCCTAAAG GCAGTGACAGCCCTAGTGAAAAACTTCCCAAAGCACATGGTGTCCTCCATGCAGCAGATTCTGCCTATTGTTTGGAACACCCTAACCGAGAGTGCAGCTTT TTATGTGAGGACAGAAGTAAATTACACAGAAGAAGTAGAAGATCCTGTGGATTCTGATG GTGAAGTCCTGGGCTTTGAAAATCTCGTCTTTAGCATTTTTGAATTTGTCCATGCTCTACTAGAAAATAGCAAATTCAAAAGCACTGTTAAGAAAGCCTTGCCTGAATTGATTTATTATATTATCCTGTACATGCAAATCACTGAGGAGCAG ATTAAAGTATGGACAGCCAACCCCCAACAGTTTGtagaagatgaagatgatgatacATTCTCCTATACTGTTAGAATAGCAGCTCAAGACTTGTTGCTG GCTGTGGCCACAGATTTCCAGAATGAAAGTGCAGCAGCCCTGGCTGCTGCAGCCACTCGACATTTACAAGAAGCCGAGCAAACCAAAAACAGTGGCACTGAGCACTG GTGGAAGATCCATGAGGCATGCATGCTTGCCCTAGGCTCAGTGAAGGCCATCATCACTGACAGTGTGAAAAATGGCAGGATTCATTTTGACATGCATGGGTTCCTGACCAATGTCATCCTTGCAGACCTCAACCTCTCAG TGTCTCCTTTCCTCTTGGGCCGGGCACTTTGGGCTGCCAGTCGGTTCACTGTTGCTATGTCCCCTGAACTGATCCAGCAGTTCCTACAGGCAACAGTTAGTGGTCTTCACGAGACACAGCCCCCGTCAGTTCGAATTTCTGCAGTGAGAGCCATCTGGGG TTATTGTGACCAACTGAAAGTATCAGAGAGTACCCATGTGCTCCAGCCCTTCCTCCCCAGTATCCTGGATGGCTTAATTCACCTAGCAGCCCAGTTCAGCTCAGAGGTCCTCAACCTGGTGATGGAGACCCTGTGCATCGTTTGTACAGTAGACCCCGAATTCACAGCAAGCATGGAAAGCAAAATCTGCCCCTTCACCATCGCCATTTTTCTAAAGTACAGTAATG ATCCCGTCGTCGCCTCACTGGCTCaggacatcttcaaggagctGTCCCAGATTGAAGCCTGTCAGGGCCCAATGCAAATGAGGTTGATTCCCACTCTGGTCAGCATAATGCAGGCCCCAGCAGACAAGATCCCTGCAGGGCTCTGTGCG aCAGCCATTGATATCCTGACAACAGTAGTACGAAATACAAAGCCTCCCCTTTCCCAGCTTCTCATCTGCCAAGCTTTCCCTGCTGTGGCACAGTGTACCCTTCACACAGATGACAATGCCACCATGCAG AATGGCGGAGAGTGCTTGCGGGCCTATGTGTCAGTGACCCTGGAACAAGTAGCCCAGTGGCATGATGAGCAGGGCCACAATGGACTGTGGTATGTGATGCAAGTGGTGAGCCAGCTCCTGGACCCCCGCACCTCAGAGTTCACTGCGGCCTTTGTGGGCCGCCTTGTTTCCACCCTCATCTCCAAGGCAGGGCGGGAGCTGGGGGAGAATCTAGACCAGATTCTTCGTGCCATCCTCAGTAAGATGCAGCAGGCAGAGACGCTCAGTGTCATGCAG TCCCTGATCATGGTGTTTGCTCATCTGGTGCACACTCAGCTAGAACCTCTTTTGGAGTTCCTGTGTAGCCTCCCAGGACCTACTGGCAAACCTGCTCTAGAGTTTGTGATGGCTGAGTGGACAAGCCGACAGCACCTGTTCTATGGACAGTATGAAGGCAAAGTCAG CTCTGTGGCACTCTGTAAGCTGCTCCAGCATGGCATCAATGCAGATGACAAACGGCTACAGGATATCCGTGTGAAGGGAGAGGAGATCTACAGCATGGATGAGGGCATCCGCACCCGCTCTAAGTCAGCCAAAA acCCAGAACGCTGGACAAACATTCCTTTGCTGGTCAAGATCCTAAAGCTGATCATCAACGAGCTCTCCAACGTCATGGAGGCTAATGCCGCTCGCCAGGCCACTCCTGCAGAGTGGAGTCAAG ATGACTCCAATGATATGTGGGAGgaccaggaggaggaagaggaggaggaggaggatggttTAGCTGGCCAACTTTTATCTGACATTCTTGCTACAAGTAAATATG AGGAGGATTACTACGAGGATGATGAGGAAGATGACCCTGATGCCCTGAAGGATCCTCTCTATCAGATTGATCTGCAG GCGTATCTCACAGATTTCCTCTGCCAGTTTGCTCAGCAGCCCTGCTACATAATGTTTTCAGGCCACCTTAATGATAACGAGAGGCGAGTTCTACAGACCATCGGCATCTAA
- the IPO9 gene encoding importin-9 isoform X2, producing MEMLVSGDLNAVHGAMRVLTEFTREVTDTQMPLVAPVILPEMYKIFTMAEVYGIRTRSRAVEIFTTCAHMICNMEELEKGAAKVLIFPVVQQFTEAFVQALQIPDGPTSDSGFKMEVLKAVTALVKNFPKHMVSSMQQILPIVWNTLTESAAFYVRTEVNYTEEVEDPVDSDGEVLGFENLVFSIFEFVHALLENSKFKSTVKKALPELIYYIILYMQITEEQIKVWTANPQQFVEDEDDDTFSYTVRIAAQDLLLAVATDFQNESAAALAAAATRHLQEAEQTKNSGTEHWWKIHEACMLALGSVKAIITDSVKNGRIHFDMHGFLTNVILADLNLSVSPFLLGRALWAASRFTVAMSPELIQQFLQATVSGLHETQPPSVRISAVRAIWGYCDQLKVSESTHVLQPFLPSILDGLIHLAAQFSSEVLNLVMETLCIVCTVDPEFTASMESKICPFTIAIFLKYSNDPVVASLAQDIFKELSQIEACQGPMQMRLIPTLVSIMQAPADKIPAGLCATAIDILTTVVRNTKPPLSQLLICQAFPAVAQCTLHTDDNATMQNGGECLRAYVSVTLEQVAQWHDEQGHNGLWYVMQVVSQLLDPRTSEFTAAFVGRLVSTLISKAGRELGENLDQILRAILSKMQQAETLSVMQSLIMVFAHLVHTQLEPLLEFLCSLPGPTGKPALEFVMAEWTSRQHLFYGQYEGKVSSVALCKLLQHGINADDKRLQDIRVKGEEIYSMDEGIRTRSKSAKNPERWTNIPLLVKILKLIINELSNVMEANAARQATPAEWSQDDSNDMWEDQEEEEEEEEDGLAGQLLSDILATSKYEEDYYEDDEEDDPDALKDPLYQIDLQAYLTDFLCQFAQQPCYIMFSGHLNDNERRVLQTIGI from the exons ATGGAGATGTTGGTGAGCGGAGACTTAAATGCCGTCCATGGAGCCATGCGTGTGCTGACAG aattcACTCGAGAAGTGACAGACACACAGATGCCACTTGTTGCTCCTGTCATTCTCCCAGAGATGTATAAGATCTTCACCATGGCTGAG GTGTATGGTATTCGAACCCGTTCCCGAGCCGTGGAAATATTTACCACTTGTGCCCATATGATCTGTAACATGGAGGAGCTGGAAAAG GGTGCAGCCAAAGTCCTGATCTTTCCCGTGGTGCAGCAGTTCACAGAGGCCTTTGTTCAGGCCCTCCAGATACCAGATGGCCCCACATCTGACAGTGGGTTTAAGATGGAGGTCCTAAAG GCAGTGACAGCCCTAGTGAAAAACTTCCCAAAGCACATGGTGTCCTCCATGCAGCAGATTCTGCCTATTGTTTGGAACACCCTAACCGAGAGTGCAGCTTT TTATGTGAGGACAGAAGTAAATTACACAGAAGAAGTAGAAGATCCTGTGGATTCTGATG GTGAAGTCCTGGGCTTTGAAAATCTCGTCTTTAGCATTTTTGAATTTGTCCATGCTCTACTAGAAAATAGCAAATTCAAAAGCACTGTTAAGAAAGCCTTGCCTGAATTGATTTATTATATTATCCTGTACATGCAAATCACTGAGGAGCAG ATTAAAGTATGGACAGCCAACCCCCAACAGTTTGtagaagatgaagatgatgatacATTCTCCTATACTGTTAGAATAGCAGCTCAAGACTTGTTGCTG GCTGTGGCCACAGATTTCCAGAATGAAAGTGCAGCAGCCCTGGCTGCTGCAGCCACTCGACATTTACAAGAAGCCGAGCAAACCAAAAACAGTGGCACTGAGCACTG GTGGAAGATCCATGAGGCATGCATGCTTGCCCTAGGCTCAGTGAAGGCCATCATCACTGACAGTGTGAAAAATGGCAGGATTCATTTTGACATGCATGGGTTCCTGACCAATGTCATCCTTGCAGACCTCAACCTCTCAG TGTCTCCTTTCCTCTTGGGCCGGGCACTTTGGGCTGCCAGTCGGTTCACTGTTGCTATGTCCCCTGAACTGATCCAGCAGTTCCTACAGGCAACAGTTAGTGGTCTTCACGAGACACAGCCCCCGTCAGTTCGAATTTCTGCAGTGAGAGCCATCTGGGG TTATTGTGACCAACTGAAAGTATCAGAGAGTACCCATGTGCTCCAGCCCTTCCTCCCCAGTATCCTGGATGGCTTAATTCACCTAGCAGCCCAGTTCAGCTCAGAGGTCCTCAACCTGGTGATGGAGACCCTGTGCATCGTTTGTACAGTAGACCCCGAATTCACAGCAAGCATGGAAAGCAAAATCTGCCCCTTCACCATCGCCATTTTTCTAAAGTACAGTAATG ATCCCGTCGTCGCCTCACTGGCTCaggacatcttcaaggagctGTCCCAGATTGAAGCCTGTCAGGGCCCAATGCAAATGAGGTTGATTCCCACTCTGGTCAGCATAATGCAGGCCCCAGCAGACAAGATCCCTGCAGGGCTCTGTGCG aCAGCCATTGATATCCTGACAACAGTAGTACGAAATACAAAGCCTCCCCTTTCCCAGCTTCTCATCTGCCAAGCTTTCCCTGCTGTGGCACAGTGTACCCTTCACACAGATGACAATGCCACCATGCAG AATGGCGGAGAGTGCTTGCGGGCCTATGTGTCAGTGACCCTGGAACAAGTAGCCCAGTGGCATGATGAGCAGGGCCACAATGGACTGTGGTATGTGATGCAAGTGGTGAGCCAGCTCCTGGACCCCCGCACCTCAGAGTTCACTGCGGCCTTTGTGGGCCGCCTTGTTTCCACCCTCATCTCCAAGGCAGGGCGGGAGCTGGGGGAGAATCTAGACCAGATTCTTCGTGCCATCCTCAGTAAGATGCAGCAGGCAGAGACGCTCAGTGTCATGCAG TCCCTGATCATGGTGTTTGCTCATCTGGTGCACACTCAGCTAGAACCTCTTTTGGAGTTCCTGTGTAGCCTCCCAGGACCTACTGGCAAACCTGCTCTAGAGTTTGTGATGGCTGAGTGGACAAGCCGACAGCACCTGTTCTATGGACAGTATGAAGGCAAAGTCAG CTCTGTGGCACTCTGTAAGCTGCTCCAGCATGGCATCAATGCAGATGACAAACGGCTACAGGATATCCGTGTGAAGGGAGAGGAGATCTACAGCATGGATGAGGGCATCCGCACCCGCTCTAAGTCAGCCAAAA acCCAGAACGCTGGACAAACATTCCTTTGCTGGTCAAGATCCTAAAGCTGATCATCAACGAGCTCTCCAACGTCATGGAGGCTAATGCCGCTCGCCAGGCCACTCCTGCAGAGTGGAGTCAAG ATGACTCCAATGATATGTGGGAGgaccaggaggaggaagaggaggaggaggaggatggttTAGCTGGCCAACTTTTATCTGACATTCTTGCTACAAGTAAATATG AGGAGGATTACTACGAGGATGATGAGGAAGATGACCCTGATGCCCTGAAGGATCCTCTCTATCAGATTGATCTGCAG GCGTATCTCACAGATTTCCTCTGCCAGTTTGCTCAGCAGCCCTGCTACATAATGTTTTCAGGCCACCTTAATGATAACGAGAGGCGAGTTCTACAGACCATCGGCATCTAA